In one Drosophila pseudoobscura strain MV-25-SWS-2005 chromosome X, UCI_Dpse_MV25, whole genome shotgun sequence genomic region, the following are encoded:
- the LOC6901769 gene encoding small nuclear ribonucleoprotein-associated protein B, with protein sequence MHFNCHYLISLLLMLLCGSLVSAYPQGGPCGPPPSGPPPSGPPPSGRPPGGPGGRCGPPPSTTASSG encoded by the exons ATGCATTTCAACTGTCATTACCTTATcagcctgctgctgatgctgctgtgcGGTTCGCTTGTG AGTGCTTATCCCCAGGGTGGCCCCTGCGGACCGCCACCCAGTGGCCCGCCGCCATCTGGACCCCCGCCATCGGGACGCCCGCCAGGCGGACCGGGCGGACGCTGTGGACCCCCGCCCTCGACAACCGCTTCATCGGGATGA
- the LOC26534456 gene encoding uncharacterized protein has protein sequence MSSAFQKLSKVLAFCLANLLFGWYLWPMVLSDIPVWTNNEIYLNLLVYLHQLTVFWYGLLVLSECALEDLVLITLIILTDIVHISLSGAFLVHSAIGGGGDFRLSIVALLDMSLSFFCSIRWPFVVA, from the exons ATGTCAAGTGCATTCCAAAAGCTATCAAAGGTCTTGGCATTCTGCCTCGCCAACCTCCTATTTGGTTGGTACCTCTGGCCGATGGTTTTGTCAGACATCCCCGTTTGGACAAACAACGAAATCTACCTCAATTTGCTCGTTTACCTGCACCAGCTAACAGTTTTTTGGTACGGCCTTCTGGTACTCTCCGAATGTGCCTTG GAAGACTTGGTTTTGATAACGCTCATCATTTTGACAGATATTGTTCACATTTCGCTGAGCGGCGCCTTTCTGGTGCACTCTGCCATTGGCGGTGGTGGCGATTTTCGACTCAGTATCGTCGCTCTCTTGgatatgt CTCTCAGCTTCTTCTGCTCGATTCGCTGGCCGTTTGTTGTTGCATAA